The genomic stretch CCGCGGTGCATCGGCGCGTGGATGTGCAGTCGATCGGTTGCGACTTCTACTGCTTCACCGGCCACAAGCTGTACGGGCCGACCGGTATCGGCGTGCTCTGGGCGAAGCTGGAACACCTCGACCGCATGCCGCCCTTCCTTGGCGGCGGCGACATGATCAGCGTCGTCACCTTCGAGAAGTCCGAGTGGGCGCCGGTGCCTGCGAAGTTCGAGGCCGGCACGCCCGCCATCATCGAGGCGGTCGGGCTTCACGCCGCGATCGACTACGTCACCGCCATCGGCATGGGCGCGATCGAGGCACATGAGCGCGCCCTGGTCGACCACGCGACGGCGCTGCTCGCGCAGGTGCCGGGCCTGACGCTGCTCGGCGCGGCGCAGGACCGCGGCGGCGTCTTCGCCTTCGGCCTCGATGCCGCGCATCCGCACGACCTGGCCACGCTGCTCGACCGCGCAGGCATTGCCGTGCGCGCAGGCCGGCACTGCGCCGAGCCGCTGCATGCGCGCTTCGGGCTGGACAACGGCACGACGCGCGCCTCCTTCGGCCTCTACACCACCAAGGACGAGATCGACCTGCTCGCCCAGGCGCTGACCGAGGCGCGGGAGTTCTTCAAATGAGCGGCCTGTTTGACGACCTGCGCGACCTGTATCAGGAAGTCATCCTCGACCACGGCCGTAAGCCGCGGAACTTCCGCCGGCTGGAGGACGCCACCGCCACCGCGCGCGGCGATAATCCGATGTGCGGCGACCGCATCGAGCTATTCGTGAAGCAGGCGCCCGATGGCACCATCGCCGACGCCGCCTTCCAGGGCCGCGGCTGCGCCATCTCGACCGCCTCCGCCTCCCTGATGACCGAGGTCGTGAAGGGCAAGACGGCCGACCAGGCGAAGGACCTCGGCGCGAAGTTCCGCGAACTCGCCATGACCGGCACCTGCCCCGATTGCGGCGCCGCCCTGGCGGACGACATGGAACGTCTGGCACCCTTGTCGGGCGTGCATGAATTCCCCTCGCGCGTGAAATGCGCAACCCTCGCCTGGCACGCGCTGGGCGCCGCGCTCGACGGCGCGAAGGAGGCGAGCAGTGAGTGAGGACGCCACCGTGAACGCGCCGGCCGAAACCCGCGCCGCCTGGACCCCCGACGGCGAGGTCACGCCCCCCGCGCCGAAGGTCAGCGAGGACGCCGTCATCGCCGCTATCGCCACCGTCTACGACCCCGAGATCCCGGTCGACATTTACCAGCTCGGCCTGATCTACGCGGTCGAGATCGAGGATGACGGCAAGGTCCGCGTCGAGATGACGCTGACCACGCCCTCCTGCCCCTCAGCCCAGGAACTGCCGAGCCAGGTCGATGACGCCGTGCGCGCCGTGGATGGCGTGAGCGACGTGACCGTCGAGGTTGTCTGGGACCCGCCCTGGGATCCCTCGCGCATGAGCGAGGACGCCCGCCTCGCCCTCAACATGTTCTGAGGCCGCACGCCATGAGCATCACCACCGAAGCCCCCCGCACCAAGCGCGCCCTGCCGCCGCTGATGTCGCTGACCGAAGGCGCGGCCGATCGCCTGCGCGCGCTGTACGCGAAGGGCGAGCACGGCAAGCTTCTGCGCATCGCCGTGCGCACCAAGGGCTGTTCCGGCCTGTCCTACGACCTGTCCTGGACCGACGAAGCGGCACCGTCGGACGAGGTCATCACCGACCGCGGCGTGACCGTGCTGATCGACCGCAAGGCCACGCTGTTCCTGATCGGCACCGTGATGGACTACGAAGTGAAGGCGATGACCGCCGGCTTCACCTTCACCAATCCGAACGAGAAGGGCCGCTGCGGCTGCGGCGAATCTTTCCACGTCTGAAGCGCGGCATGGGCTGCGTTCCGCACGCGTGACGCGCCGCAGCGACTGTACTCAGCCGCGCCGGTCGTCGCGCAGTGGTGTCCACATCCCGATCTCGCGCGGCGCCTCCAGCAGTTCCGGCAGCGCGGCATGCCAGGCGTCGCGGTAGGGGCGATTGACCTCCACCGCGACCACCTCGTCATGGTCGCGCCAGGTCTCGTGCAGCAGGACGCGGTTCGCATCCT from Roseomonas fluvialis encodes the following:
- the sufU gene encoding Fe-S cluster assembly sulfur transfer protein SufU, which encodes MSGLFDDLRDLYQEVILDHGRKPRNFRRLEDATATARGDNPMCGDRIELFVKQAPDGTIADAAFQGRGCAISTASASLMTEVVKGKTADQAKDLGAKFRELAMTGTCPDCGAALADDMERLAPLSGVHEFPSRVKCATLAWHALGAALDGAKEASSE
- a CDS encoding SUF system Fe-S cluster assembly protein, with the translated sequence MSEDATVNAPAETRAAWTPDGEVTPPAPKVSEDAVIAAIATVYDPEIPVDIYQLGLIYAVEIEDDGKVRVEMTLTTPSCPSAQELPSQVDDAVRAVDGVSDVTVEVVWDPPWDPSRMSEDARLALNMF
- a CDS encoding HesB/IscA family protein, which gives rise to MSITTEAPRTKRALPPLMSLTEGAADRLRALYAKGEHGKLLRIAVRTKGCSGLSYDLSWTDEAAPSDEVITDRGVTVLIDRKATLFLIGTVMDYEVKAMTAGFTFTNPNEKGRCGCGESFHV
- a CDS encoding putative quinol monooxygenase is translated as MAVTYTILFRVRAGQIERFHALLGGVLDAMRGEDGFISATLLADPQDANRVLLHETWRDHDEVVAVEVNRPYRDAWHAALPELLEAPREIGMWTPLRDDRRG